ACTGTATATCTTTCAGATATAATCCGTGGTCGAAAAGATGGCCCGAAAGCACAAGAACATATCAAGCATATTCGTAAGATTTTAGATATTTAAAATCAATTTATTGCAAGGGGAATTGAGATGATGCGCAAAGTGCGTGGAGTAAAAGAGTTGGACAAGTATCTTAAATCAAATAATTGTCCTATGTCTGTAGCAACTTTATATAGATTAGTTAAACGAAACGAAATACCTTTTAATCGTCCTGCACCAAGAGTTTTACTTTTTGACCTAGATGATATTGACAAATGGCTAGGTGGAGAAACCAAATGAACATAACCAACCTAAAGTGGAGAGCGATGTCAGATGAGGAGAAACGAAAAGCATTAGAAACAAAGTCAAATGTTACACGTTGAATCAAATTAATCTGGTTCCTGTTGAGTTAGTAGCAGTAGTAATCAAAACATAATAATCCAAACGTATGGGAATTTGAAAGGGGAAATTAAAATGACTCGAAATCCTTATGATTTCTATATCACGGACGAAGAGTATGAACTAGCAGAAAGTAAAGGTATTTCACAATATACACTTAATTATAGAATCCGTGAACTAGGATGGAGTAAATCAAAAGCATTGAATACACCAATTCAAAAACATCGTCGAAATCAATATCCTAAACACATTATGGATAAGGTGAAAGAAAATAATATTAATCCTCGTGCATTTCGTTGGAGAGTTGAAAATGGATGGGATATAGAAAGGGCGTGCACAGAACCAACACTACCACCAGATAATCCAGTGCGTATTAGTAGAACTGCTGAAAAAAGAAGAAAGTATCCAATTGAACTAGTACGTTTAGCAGAAAAGAATGGTATCTCGAAGAGTACATTTCAAAGACGTGTAAAAAAAGGGATGGACATGTATACCGCTGCTATCACACCCCTCATGACCAAAGAAGAGTCATTAGCTAAAGCTCGAGAAAAAAGTTCATTCCACTTAGGTAACAAAAACTTTTGGAATAGTGTAAAAGGTCTCTCCGCCAAGTGACCTTATGAAACTAAATTCCAAGAAAATATACCATATGTGAACAACTTAATCAAATAAAAAATAATCTATTTTTCGAGGTTGCTAGGAGGCGACACATAGATATGAGCATTATGAGTGTAGAGAAAAATAAGGATTATACTATCATGAACCGCACAGCACTCAACAATAAGCAGCTATCTTGGAAAGCTAAAGGCATTATGGCATATATGCTTTCAATGCCAAATGGTTTTTATTCCGTAGGAGGGGTCAGGGCAAATGGCTGAAAGAAATTTCAAAGGCGTATGGATTCCGAAAGAGATATGGCTTGCAAAGGATTTAGGGTGGTCGGAAAAAGTACTACTGGTGGAAATTGATTCATTAGATGGTGAGAATGGTTGTTTTGCATCTAATGAGTATTTAGCCGACTTTTTCAAACTATCAAAAGACCGCATTTCCAAAATGATTTCTAGTTTGAGAGAAAAGGGATATATCACGGTACATCTGGTTTATAAAGAGGGCACAAAGCAAATTGAAAAACGTGTTATTCGTATTGCAAGGCAACCATACCCTATAGGCGAAAACACCGATACCCCTATAGGCGAAAACGCCGAGGATAATAATACAGTCTTTAATAATACAACTAATAATACAAAAGACAAAGACAGTCAGTCGTCTAGTCCTCTCGTTAATCCAAATTTTGAACCTATTAAACAACTGTTCGAAAGTAAAGTTCGTGTTGCTACTTTAGCTGATTGTAACAACATACATGAAGCTCTCGAATTTTACGAACCGCAGTTAATTAAAGAAGCAATACTCACTGGGGCAAACAGTGCGAGAAGCTTTAAATACATTCTTTCGATTTTGGATAACTGGCGTAAAGAGCTTGGTGTAAAAACATACGCAGATTGGCAGGTGAAGGTTAGTGGATCCAATGCAGGAAGTACTTCAAAAATTACAAGAGAAGTACCTAAAATTATCAACCGAAGAAGTAGCAACGAATGAACAAAAAGTGTTCACCTGTCCTAAGTGCAAAGATGTTGGGGGTTTCTTTGAAATGAAAGTAGATGAGGATGAACGAAGCATTACTTACGGCAAATCTTTTCAGATATGGGTCGACTGTTCATGTGAAAAGCAAAAGATAGCGAACAAACTAATCAAGGCCAGTGAAATCACAGATAACTTTAAATCTATGACATTTGCAAACTATTACACAGATGGGCAATCGAGTCTAGTGGTTGAAGCAAAGGATTTAGCAATGAAATACTTTAAGGAATTTGAAAAGTTGAACACAGGGCGTACAGAGGCTGAGGAAATGGCTGTTGGGATTGCAGTACTTGGACAACCAGGCTTCGGTAAAACACATTTATTATCAGCGCTTAGTAACAACATGATGCAAAAGAAATTAAAGTCAGTCTTATATTTCCCTTATGTAGAAGGATTTGACGACTTACGAGATGACTTTGAAAAGTTACAAGCGAAGCTTATTCGCATGAAAGAAGTAGATATTTTATTCATAGATGATTTATTTAAACCTGTCAACAAACGTGATCGTAACGGCGAGGTGGTATTGGATAAAAACAATATGCCAATTAAGATACCACAAGCCAGCTCGTGGGAGATTAAGCAAATTTATTCGGTAGTTAATTATCGATACATGAATAAGAAACCAATCTTCCTTAGCAGTGAGCTAGATTTCGACGAAATGATTCTGCTGGATGAAGCATTGGGCACAAGGCTCTATCAGATGTGCAAACGATATTTTCTAATCATCGATAAGGATTTATCGCTGAATTACAGATTAAAGTAAGGGGCGCATAGCCCTTTGATTGGAGGGTGAAGGGATGAGGTACAGCAAATAGAGTTATTGCAACAAATCTATGATGAAAAATCAATGTCCCAGGCGGTAAAAAACACAAGAATCAGGAGGTATTATTATGAACGAATTACAAACATTTCAGCACTCTGTGTTCGGTGAATTACCATTAATCATTGTTGATGGGAAAGAATACTTCGGTGCTACAGATGTAGCTAAAGCTTTGGAATATAAACAACCCCATACTGCAGTAAGCAACCACTGTGATATAGAGGGGGTTATAAGTTATAACGTCCTTACAGATGGTGGAGAACAACAAAAGAAATTTATCTCACTAGGAAATGTATCTCGTTTAATAGTGTCAGCTTCTAAGCAAAGTAAAAATCCTGATA
This DNA window, taken from Lysinibacillus sp. FSL M8-0337, encodes the following:
- a CDS encoding DnaA/Hda family protein produces the protein MQEVLQKLQEKYLKLSTEEVATNEQKVFTCPKCKDVGGFFEMKVDEDERSITYGKSFQIWVDCSCEKQKIANKLIKASEITDNFKSMTFANYYTDGQSSLVVEAKDLAMKYFKEFEKLNTGRTEAEEMAVGIAVLGQPGFGKTHLLSALSNNMMQKKLKSVLYFPYVEGFDDLRDDFEKLQAKLIRMKEVDILFIDDLFKPVNKRDRNGEVVLDKNNMPIKIPQASSWEIKQIYSVVNYRYMNKKPIFLSSELDFDEMILLDEALGTRLYQMCKRYFLIIDKDLSLNYRLK
- a CDS encoding helix-turn-helix domain-containing protein yields the protein MAERNFKGVWIPKEIWLAKDLGWSEKVLLVEIDSLDGENGCFASNEYLADFFKLSKDRISKMISSLREKGYITVHLVYKEGTKQIEKRVIRIARQPYPIGENTDTPIGENAEDNNTVFNNTTNNTKDKDSQSSSPLVNPNFEPIKQLFESKVRVATLADCNNIHEALEFYEPQLIKEAILTGANSARSFKYILSILDNWRKELGVKTYADWQVKVSGSNAGSTSKITREVPKIINRRSSNE
- a CDS encoding helix-turn-helix transcriptional regulator, encoding MSEELGAQVRSELFKRKMSQKDLAEMIGISTVYLSDIIRGRKDGPKAQEHIKHIRKILDI
- a CDS encoding helix-turn-helix domain-containing protein, with product MMRKVRGVKELDKYLKSNNCPMSVATLYRLVKRNEIPFNRPAPRVLLFDLDDIDKWLGGETK